The following nucleotide sequence is from Puntigrus tetrazona isolate hp1 chromosome 12, ASM1883169v1, whole genome shotgun sequence.
AACAGACCAGCCTAACCAGATTAGCAAGGCTAAGAAACCGACTAACCACTTCAtgctattttaagatttttctattttttgtagAAGGGATTAGAAGGGATTTTCCCTTTAAACACAATTTCTAGCTCCTTTCATTTGGTTGCTGCTGTTTGGCCCTGTGTGACATTTACCCTGGTGCTGAAGTTCGTCCAGGTCCATGAACTTGCTGGGTCTGGGGTTGAAGCCCTGTGCtgcttctctctccttctccttcttccTCTGGAGCTCCTGCTGCCTGGCTCTGCGAGCAACTTCCTCTTGCAATTCATCCAGCTCGCTGCGTCCCTCTCCTACACATACACAAAGGCATAAATAAGTAACAGTAACACTCGTATCCTAGTTAAATACTTGAAATGAACACCTTGTACTGTAGCGATAGTGGGTTAATGCACATAGACAAAGACCGGTGGTGACTCACCCAAACTCAGTGGACTGCTGCTCCAGGTGGGTGATTTGAGGTCTTGCAGGATGGCACTGCTGCTTTTGGATTTGGGCACTGTGCGCCAGGAGGGCCCAGAAGTCACGGGTCTCTTACTGCCGCTGTCCCTGAGGCAGAAAAGAGCATATGCCATTCAGTCACGAATCATGAGAGTGGTTCTCAATGTCTTTGTGGTAAATTTGCCAGTGTGTACTACAACTTTAAGGCCAGGACAGATATTCatgaaatatacaattaaattattggcattttataatttacaaactctggtaatattattactaataaaaaaataagttttcatatatttatatatgtaactaaatatcttcatggaatgTGGTCGTTACCTAAAACTTTCAAatcattttgactcatacaatgtatttttgtgtattgctacaaatatacccatgctacttatgactggttttgtgatccagggtcacatattgtAAAACTTAGATATAAATTTTAGTCAAGTTAGCTTTTCCCCAAATACAGTGTGATTTTTGGTAATCTGGCAGCAATAGCACATTTTTCTCCTTGGACGAGCAATTTGTGGACGGCATTTCTTGCACATAAAATCACCCACGTGCCAACAAACCAATGAAAACACAGAACAATAATGATGATTCACAGTAACAGAGCATAAATGCCAAAGCTGTTGTGGACCCGCTCACCTGAATCCCATAACTCGCACAGATTTACAGAAATTAGATTTTCCAGACCATTACACACATgtgacatatacatatattacatgtgAGCTTCATATTACACCATGACAAGGGAATACAGTAATGTAATACTGATAAGCCAGTCCATGAACTACGCAGAGCATTCACAATTTATGGACTGCACATCACTGTTACCTGTGAGCACTGGTGCTTGGGTTGTCACTGAGAGGCATATCCATGCTGATGGGGCTGTTGCTGTTCCTCTCACTACTTTCGTAGCCGCTCTCCATTCTCTGGATCAGCCGAGGCTGCTGTTCCACGCCTCTTAAAGGTGGTGGGATCGGTAGATGTTCCACTTCCGTTTCTGGCACGCCCCCTGAGCCATCGGTCATGCCCCCCATTTCTGCTGCTGCAGTGTTGGACCCCTCCGCCGCAGCCCCTGAGAGCAGCTCACTGTGCCCTGGTGACATCGGGTCTTCCGGCAGCGGGGAAGGTCCGAGAGTGGCATAGCCGGCCGGCCGATGCTTTTCCCGGCTGAAGATGCTGTCAATGTTCAGAGCCTCTCTTCTGGGTCTCCATGTGGGCCGATAACGCCCTCCACTGGAGCTGGACTTGGACTCGCTGCTGGTGCTCTCGTCTTCCCAATCCCTCGCCCGCGCCCCAGCCTCCGAGCCGCCCACCCCTGAGCTAGAGGATGATGAGAGGGGTCTGCTGTGGATCATATTTACAGTCTCTTTATAGTCCTGCAGATGGCCAGTAGAAGAGGGTCTCAGCGTACAAAGAGGAGTGGCCTGGTCTTTAAGAACCTcccctgaagaaaaaaaaattacatttatgaaaaagTTTCAAGTAGTAAATTTGATAGGACACATGCTTTCTCAGTTTGACTCAGCATGACGCAATTGCCAGTGGAATTTATATTAGAGAACGCCTGTGTTTGTTAAAGTACCTGCAGTGTCCATGCTGTTCTGGGAACCGCTGCTGTCCTGATTACACACCACAGTTCCCTGAGAGTCAGAAGAGAAATGGGAGGCCATGGACTCATGGTGTGATCGAGAGTGCTTGTAGCTGTAGCTGTCTGTGGAAGAGTCTGTGCGTGTGTCACTTGAAATTGAGGGCTCCCTCCCTGAcgacaaaaaaaagcaacagcaCAGAGGGCATTTAGAAATAGAGAAAGTTAACTTCAGCTGTCCAGCTGCAACATCTCAAAGGTCagattttaaagggatagttcatcaaAAATTTAAATCCTCAAATCTACATTCAAAACCTGTGGAAGGATGAGTGTATTGAATGTACTTTATGATACACTCACAATTAATGTGGACTGAACCTTTCAGGATtcaaaaaagaatgcaaaaactTTGTCAATATGATTTAGCACAGGTTTTATCAAAtatcctggagggccggagagGCGCAGAGTTTAGTTCCAAACCTGCTCCAACACACATACTATGCAGTTTTCAGTTAAGCCTGAAGGACTTAATTAgttggatcaggtgtgtttaattagggttttATCTAAACTCTGAAGGgctataaaagttttttaaataaatgcttcttaACCAATGGGCCAGGTCCCACTAGGGGGCCTCAGCAAACTTCCAAAGGACAATAAAGGTGATTTGAAATGATTAAGAATAGGAAAAAATAACCATTAATATAcagaaaagaaagtaaaacttagatatttattactataattcACCCTTTGAATTTCAGATAGGGAATACTGTATGAGGCctaatttttaaaagtgttgttaTAAGACCTGGAAGCCatgaaaactaataaaaaaagtttttaaaaaaattaggccttctcatatatatatatacacattttgcaTGTGCATGCAATgctttaaagtattttattgtatagaaATTGTAAGCAATACATTTGAAAATCCAAATCCTTAATCCTAATGAGAAAATCATGAAGAACTCATGTAACAGTCATGGGGCCTTTGGGAACAATGGAATCAAAAAGGTTAGGAACCACTGATTTAAAGTCATATTAGAACACTGTGTgatatgaaatgaatgaaatttgcTGAAAACATTCCTCTCCAGTGAACTGTTAACTCAAGAATTGCTGCAAGGCTAGGTGACTCAGTTGTGAACTTTGTAACCAGATCAGGCCATTGCATGAATGGACAAGATCATCTGATTCATCTGATGAAAAGATCTGATTCAAAGGGTTATACAGACATTGTTACATCTCTCATGAATGCACCAGATACAGTTAAATACACTAAAcagtttttgaataaaaaaaaaaactttctggtTTAGTACTGTCCACtattatgatgttttatgttttgtccGATTCTAAGTACAAACAATGAGAAGTagtattgtttcttttttgtttaaccCTCTACCTCTCCGTCCCGCCTCTCACTTCCACTTATTCTCACCGGAGTCTTCGCTGTCATAGCCAGCCTTGCTACTGTGGTGCAGGTCCAGCTGTGCTGCCAGCATGTCCTGCGATGACACGGGCGTCCCTCGAGGGTCAGCGTACAGCAGCAGTAGCGGCTGGTAGTGGCCTTTTATACATCTCGACACCACATCCTTCCACTTAGGTCCGATCTGTGACGGTTTGGTACATTCAGAGTTAACCGTACACTCCATTCACAATTAGAAACACTAGAATCAGCTGCCAGAGACAGACACGTCATTACCTCCTTCACATGTGCGTCATCGAAGTACATCCACTTGCGTATCTTGGTCTGGAAGAAGAAGGTGGAGTAATGCTTGCCGTAGTAGCAAACCATGCCCACAAGGTAGAGCTCCGATTGTTTGGCCCTTTCATCCGTCACACGGTAGAACAGCTGGAGGGCGGGCGCATAAAGAGAGAATTGACTGTGAGGACCAACAGGATTTCGGGTTTACTCATACTATTCTGCAGTGAAAAATTGTACTATTATAACTATTACTATTGACTTGTCAGCACTGatatattcaaaattaaataagaatagtTTCAACATAATCATGTGAgtaatttgaaacatttgagCAAAATAATGTAACACAGTGATCATGAGAGAGAAtgtctaaacaaaaaaaggttaaatgtaTCAAAGAATTGTTTCTCTTTCAGGTCATGAATGGAATTGGTCATACATACACAAGATTGAATTAGATGTAACTGAtgccatttaaatgcaatacattgaattgcaacaaaaaaaaaaaaaaataaacagaacaatttaattatgttatcaaagaaatataattataccAATAATGGGCAGATGCCCATTTATTTCttgataaatattaatttcaagtTTAAAAGACAGGAATCAAAAtagatttcaaaatataaaatacaatttataaaaataaagaaacagtcacattaaaattataatctgCTTACTTCATAACATGTATTCCgttaactttaatttatttatttttaaatattatgctctgatagtaaataataacattttggtAAACTAAGTCTTCTGACtgctaacatgaataaaaatgcaataaatataatattaagataaaaaatattattataatcataatatgaattattatcatttactcTCTTTAttctcaccaagcctgcatttatttgattaaaaaaagtagtaaaactataattcatgatttttaaatatattttaacatattttaaaatgcatttaatatgtgAAAGAAAGCAATTACTCCATATGCTGTATGTATGAAAACACTTGATATATTAGTCTCTTTAAATATCATTCTATCCTCTATGCACTTAAATTCAAGTTCTACATTCTGTGCGACACAGAATGGCACACAACCCTGCCTGTGAAGTTGATGTGAGAACGCTGTAACACTAGTGGGGCTATAGAGATATTGAATGTGACAAAGAGTACACTGTGTTTCCTCCTCTTGTCCTGAACTGTGCATAAGAGAGAGGGAGCTGGAAGCTCAAGGTTACTGCACCGAAGTGGTGACAAAAAGGAACAGTGATAGTGTGTTGTCCGTGCATGCAAGAGTCTTACATCACCCAACCGCAGGCACGTGCCCAGGCTGTGGATGACGTCTTCGGCAAGATCAGAGTGATCCGAGTCCCACACCAGGCCGATGCTGATGATCTCCGGGCAGTTCATGAGAACCCGGCGAATCCGCAACATCTCGCCACAGTTACTCTGAAACGAAAAAGAGGGCATCTTGATcacatgtgcatgtgtgtgcgagagagagaaaaggtgaAGGAGAGATGAAAGGAACGCTTCAAACAGGGCAACACGGTCCAGCAGGGCCTTATGTTCGGCACCCAATGTTCTAGCTGTGCTCTTTGAGTCACCGCCCTCCGTCGAGCACTTTGGCAGCGGTATACGGAAACAGGCTCTGGCGACGAGCACCACTGCCAGCCTGACCCCTTCCCTCAGTGTACAAAAACCTAGCTGGGCACTGCTTTTGTGGAGCGGGCAGCGGGGTGGCAAACAGGCTGGCATCAGACCTGGGCAGGAAGGGATTAGACAAAGAGCCCAGTTCTCAGAaccagcctctctctctcaccgcCTCAGTCGCTCcatcacagacaaacacacacgagCGAGGCAGCCAATGAACAGCCAGCAGCGGCAGCACTGCTGAGCTTTGAGACAGACACACAGTGTCCCATTAGAGATCATTGTTAGCCTCAGCTCCGCAGTCTGTCCTGCCAAGCGCTGGGAATCCAGACAAACACATGCTTTCAGGGCCAGACGACTAAGCTTCTAAAGAGCAGTGACGTTACAGACTACCCATCTCAGCTGCATTTCAATAAAGCCATTTTAGGGAATCGACAAATGGAAAATCACTGAAAATGAAAGCATGGACTTGGGCACGAGTGAATTTTGAGTCATTTCGCTGATTTGGTACGGAGCAGACTGTAAAGAGCTGACACGGGGTTTCTCCGTAAGCACGTCGAATGATGCTGGAGCGTGTTTTGGGTTGATGAAATCATCTGCCTCCTGTGGCGGGGGTGAGGGTGCACAGTGTGTGGTAAGAGCTGATCGGCAGCTGGTGTGTAATAGGgtaggactgtgtgtgtgtgtgtgttaggggtCTGTCATCTGTAAAGAGGAGAGGAGCAGTGAGCAAAACACTCTCTCGGGCAAAGAACAGACGGTCTTTATGCTTCCACGTGAACAGCAGAGCTTAAATGAGTATCTGGGTGGCTAGAAAAAGGGTTTGTTTTAAATCACTTGGGTGAAGATCAAGTTAACGGGCAAATTCAATCTAAGTGACAGATTATTGAAAGTATTTTATCCAATGGGATTTGACTGGATGGTGAAAATTAggctattattttaaaagaacaatattaCACACTTTATGGAAGACATTATCCCGATTGGCCAAATCAATCAGCTAAACTGTATATTCCAGCAGTGCCCCAGACATTTGATTTCCAAAGTAGCTGTGCCAGTATGGAGGACTAGGAGTGAAACTTATAAATTTAAAGATTCAAAGATTTGAACTTAAAAacgtgaataaataaatcacttataCACTgacaataatgaataaattgacatatttaaaattgttcatttaattaatgctaaattaaaaaaatatattttttatacaatttaaatgtaattttgagtAGTGCTTCCAAATGATTAAAAGCGCTTTAATTGCATCCTAAATaaattttgttcacataatatttgcatgtttactgtgtatatttatcacgtacaggtgcatctcaataaatgtcatagaaatgtttatttgattcAGCAATTCAACTCAAActgtgaaacttgtgtattaaataaattcaatgcacacaaactgaagtagtttaagtctttggttctttggTATTTTGGCTCaaaacattctaatttattgagatgcacctgcacatataaacacataaacatgCCTGTGTATGTTTCATATAGTAtgttactgtatgtgtgtgtatttacatacacaaGAACATAATATTAcgcaaattaacttttttttggaagtaattaatcacaatttatcATTTGAGAGTACTAATTCTGATAAAACCTAACTGTCCAATGGCATACAAAAGCATttgacaaaacaacaaaagaaagcatctattttattttaaatgttacttctAGTCCTCAATATACTTGTTTCATGTCTCACCTAGCACTCCACAGTGTCTtagaatatatatgtataatttcaaggtgtcttgttttttttttacattctcttCATTTTCTCGTGAGAAAAATCAGTACGCCTCGCAACATTTTTCTGGTCAACCGCAAACGTTCCAGTCCCTTGAATCGGTAATGAAATCAACCACATATCCAGAGCCACCACAGTCATCAAGCTGTGGCCACCTTCTCAAGCACCAGACACTGATTTGTAGGTGGTCCATAGAGCTATTACTCAAATTCCTTAAACATTAAACTATCTAAAAAAACAGATATGAAGATTTTATGTTAAGCAAGGTAGACAAAAACAGTAGCTAGACGTGTGTGTAAGCATGTATTCACCGGACAGTTTCGTAGGTCTCCCATGGTGCTGGCGTTGCGGAGAAGCTCTCCAAACATGTCAGGCGTGGGCTTCTCCTTACATTCCAGCATTCGCACAGCTTGGTTACTGCAGCAGAGGGAATAAGAGACAGACGTGTCCTCAAGCACCAGTGTAAGCACAACCGACAGGAAATACACACGCAACTCACCATACAATAATACCGAACCACAGTTAAAAGTATAATACAGCTCAGTGTTGCATTTTTTCAACTGCCCAAAAACTTCAGTCTTCACAGATGTTATATATTGTCCGTAGATCACTATTCCCTGGAAGACATCAGAAACTAATGTAGCAGCACTCATTCTCTGTTCCATCTCCACATGGTCTCCATCAGGACAGAAGCCGCAGGCCTGTGCAGAAATCAGCGTACTTTACTGGCTAATGTTTCCTTAAGCTAAGCGTGATAGCATCCATTTGACATGCAGCATATCTGCACACATGAAGCGTCTGTCAGCATGTCTGCATGGAGGAAATGTGCCGAGACAGTCCCTTGAGGGCTAAATACAACCTATATGCAGACAGTAATTTGCATCAGACAGACAGGTCTACCCTTTCTCTCGCTGTCTTACTTTCAGCATTATTCAGTGTGCTTTacttggacacaaaaactgtTCTTTTTCATGTTAAACGTTCTGCTCTTTTCGCAATTAAACAGTTAATGTACTGAAATAGCCACTTTGACCTTGAATCAGGCTTTACATTGTTTAGCATGCAGTGTTTAGGATCTCAGATTACCACTCATCAAATTCAACACATTAATAATGATGTTAAGAGGGTGGATGGGAtcatcttttttcctttctggCATGTTTCCTgcatatccatccatctatataATTTATTGCATGCATTATCATTCAGAGGGTGACATTTGATGGTAATACGAATAATTTgcacaaaattaatttattgatgcTACTGAAAATATCTGATTGACGTCTAAACCACTTTATGTTATAGGCGTgctgttgtaattattaaaaagttgcACTGTTGGCattacagctttatttattcaggttTCTATTTAATTAGTTATCTATTTATGCTCATGGAAGATGTGTGATTAAAAAAGTATGGTGTGATTTGCACTGCAATAGAGTTCTATGCAAATGCGACCTggcaaacaaatgaataaacaaacctTGAATAAAACTGTGTATGTGATAAGTTTAacatgcatttcatttggatGTGCATTTCATTGGAATCCCAAATGTGCCACACTTAGGTAGATGTGTAGTTTGTAGTGTAGGATTGCAAATCAGTTCTTTCAGAATGATAAATGTAAGCCTTGCGGTGCAGATAAACCTGTCCgatctgtttcacaaaagagagaaataaataaatgctacgCGTTCCATTGTTTTCCATGATGTGTGCGAGCTTGGTTTAGCAGCTTTGTTTCTGGATGAAAAACACTGAGTTAGGATTTTGAGTATATTGCGCAGTCTTTGTTTTTTGGTGTgagtttgagagtgtgtgtattcatatgaAAACCACCCTGTGAGAATTCAAGGCTGTACAGGGGTACATGCATCCAGGAGTGAAGGAACACATTGTACTATCATTTACTGCCACACAGTTTGCCACGTGGCAAAGCACACGATTTACTGcggagtgtgtgtgagcctaagagaagagagagagatggcatGTTTTTATGTGCAATGCAAAGCCAGCGAACTGTTTGAACTGGTAAAggttaatacatattaatacgAATTTCCATGATCAATTTTCAACCATGGAGAATTGCTTTCATATCTGATACAGAAATCAATAAGAGACgtctaaatctgtgtttttaggttttttttcagcttgtcATAACAGATCCTTGAGTGCTTTCGTGGGATTCAAACATCCAACTTTTAAAGTTTCATGTACTAAGAGGTatgaaaaacatcaacaaataagaatgcatttaatatatattttaatccttttagaatttaaaaaaaatatattacatatataatacaaatgtattatgtatttaaatgtaattatatttactcGAACAGTTTATGTTCAAACCCACTACCTCTCAGGAAATTAGAAAATCcctttagtttaaaataattaaacaccaTGTTAGTATTGTGGCTGTGACATGAGATTACAGTATATGCAATCAGTCGTCCCTACCTTACTACACATTGACAGACGACACATTAGTAGCCTTTATTTGGGATCTTCATAAGTCAGGGTCTTAGTGGGTGTTCAAACTattcaatgataataatatataataataaattgaggAAATGAAATTCGGAATGATGTGGGAACATCTGATGGCCATAATGCTGATACAGATTTTTTCTGATGTCTTGTGAAAGGGGCTGACGACAAGATTCTTTAGGGAGTGAAGGGTAATCTCCTATCTGTGTGCTCTGGAGATATGGTATTTTCATGGTCTAAACACCAGATGAGTCGAGGAACCCTCACAACAATGAAATACAGCAGGTACAGTAAGGACATTTTCAGGAAGCTATAAGAGTAGTTCTCTGTGCAAATACTTAGAATTTATATGTTGGAACAGGGGATGGATAAAGACATATATGGCAGATGAAGGTTGTACGTGTGTAACAATCTATACACTAGATTGGGAGAATAGGACATGAGGGAGAGGTTTGGGGAGGGCACATTTCCTTTACATAGCTCTAGCAGATGGCTCTCACGGGTCTGATATGTACGATGACAGCTAATAACCCGTGATATAGAGCCTCATTCCAGCCCAGCAGGTCGGCTTCAGCATTCAGTTAGAGCTGGTGGCTCACTTACCCGATAAACACTGTGGAAGTTACCTTCAGTTCCCAGTCTGATGTGTAAATCGAAGCCCTCACTCAACATCAAAGTGACAGGAGCCACAATCGTCCGTTTCCACCACTAAATGGCGTACACACGGTCGCACACCCCACTAAGTCCCAATAGATCACCCTCAACCACGAGAGTATCCATCATTTTTGCAGCGCAAGGCAAACTGAGCCAAAACATAGTGAAGGATAAGACATAATGGTCTGCGGTAGTATGGCCAAAAGGTTCAGGATTTGAGAGGGTAAATGAAGAATGGAAAATCAACACTTCACTGGGCTCTCGAGTAAGACAATTATGGCAATTATTTTTACTAAACAGGGAAAATTGAAAAGAGTGAAGAGTGAAGAGTGAAGATGAGTGTGGATATTACGACGCGCAAATTAAAGAATACAGAAGCAACATCTCAACTAACGCAAAATACTATGCGCCGTACAAATTagcataataacaaataaagaataaagaaataaacaagccACAGTACGTTGAAAAGAACAGAAGGCCAAAAAGTGAAGGTTCAAGAGAAGTTGGTGAAAACgtgattcatttgaatactCTCATCCCATAAATTTTGCTTCTgaaactcctacaaatgcatatttattaaggTCAGGAGCAAAAATAACTGTGTCCATGCCTTTTCAGCGTTACAGTCTTTAGTAAAACCTGACAGTACTATTTTAACGGCAAAAGACGGTTTGTGTAGACGCAAGGTGTTAGTAAAACTTACCCTCAAGCGTTTCTTTTACAATACTTAACTCCCGAGCTAATTAGTCTTATGAGCAAAAACATATATACTGTAGATATGAAAACGTGGTCCTCCACTTACCAGAGAGAGGTGGTGGAGATGTAGTGCACCATTTGAATGAAGGGGAGAGGATCCGAAGTGGCTCCACagttattacaaacacactGGAAGAGAGAGTAAACACAATTAGAATGCACCATTAGAATGCAcaccaaatacattaaaaatgtaatattttcctcCAACCTGTTCGAAAAGTGTCATGGCAAACTTCTGATGTGGGATGCAATGCTTGGCTGTGCAGATGTCCTCCTTGGTCTCGTCCGAGATGTGGAAGTGGATCCGCATCAGGAGGTTCTCCTGAAGAAAACCAACACAGACAGTTTGGATCTTTTCTAGTAAAtgtaagtctgtgtgtgtgtgagctcatTGGCTTTCTCATCCCTTTGATCTGGCTCTGATAAACAATTCTGGAACAAGATGTTTAGCTCCAGTGCAATACAGCATGCTGGTTATTTCTGAAGCATTTAAAGAGCGAGGCATCTTTGAACgggtgtttgtgtatgtgtgtcagaGCGAGTGAGTTGTGTGGTCCGGCTCTTATATTCATTTTTCTCTGTCAGCATTCACTTCACGTTAATCTGATCAAGTGAGAACAACACATCTATTTTTCATAAGAATCCTTTTGATTCCCTGGCTgaacaaatttaaaatcaatcGATCACGCTGCAAGTTCCTGACAAAGGAATACAGGGTGAATGAGGGAGTGGGAGAGAAAGTGAAAGGGGTGAATAAGACCATACATCAAATCTCTAGTTCCCTTCCTTTCATCTCGCTAACAGCCGCGGAGCACGCCTGCAACACCCCTACAACTACCACTGCTGGAGAAATGGCTTTAAAATCAAAGCTCCCCAAGCAACATGCTACtcacttttaatcaaaacagTTAAACTATAGTGGGGctgcaacttaaaaaaaaacaaaaaaaacaatctacACTATAAAATTACTAAGgaacagcattttcattaaatctAAGGTAACAAAactttatagttttatatataaatattataatttctatataaatatgatcAGACCACAGTTtaccaaacatgaaaatattaaatgtgaccGCATTAAACTCATAACATAAgtatataactaataaaaaatgtatagggAAACAGAACATCCCATCAGGCAATcctgaaatgtaatataattgaataaaatttctttctttctttcttctatctatctatctatctatctatctatctatctatctatctatctatctatctatctatctatctatctatctatccattgtttttctcaaaataaaataaaactaccaacattttttttttagtcttttatattgtattaaagtatttacagtgatattttaaagtacccatgtttttataattccttttttgtttctttttcacctTTTCAGCTTTAACAGTTTTAGGTAGCTATAGCACtgctactgaaaaaaatatacattaattttggcatttattgtaaagaaataaagccgctaaaatattcaacaaaaaatGGTTTGTGTGGTTcgaaatgtatatttttcaacAAGACAAAAGTATTAGGGACACTTTATCAATGTCACTCAGCTAAAAAGCTTTGT
It contains:
- the usp54b gene encoding inactive ubiquitin carboxyl-terminal hydrolase 54 isoform X7, with protein sequence MEDSCIFCALKSIFAQFQFSSEKVLPSDALRSALAKTFQDEQRFQLGIMDDAAECFENLLMRIHFHISDETKEDICTAKHCIPHQKFAMTLFEQCVCNNCGATSDPLPFIQMVHYISTTSLCCSNQAVRMLECKEKPTPDMFGELLRNASTMGDLRNCPSNCGEMLRIRRVLMNCPEIISIGLVWDSDHSDLAEDVIHSLGTCLRLGDLFYRVTDERAKQSELYLVGMVCYYGKHYSTFFFQTKIRKWMYFDDAHVKEIGPKWKDVVSRCIKGHYQPLLLLYADPRGTPVSSQDMLAAQLDLHHSSKAGYDSEDSGREPSISSDTRTDSSTDSYSYKHSRSHHESMASHFSSDSQGTVVCNQDSSGSQNSMDTAGEVLKDQATPLCTLRPSSTGHLQDYKETVNMIHSRPLSSSSSSGVGGSEAGARARDWEDESTSSESKSSSSGGRYRPTWRPRREALNIDSIFSREKHRPAGYATLGPSPLPEDPMSPGHSELLSGAAAEGSNTAAAEMGGMTDGSGGVPETEVEHLPIPPPLRGVEQQPRLIQRMESGYESSERNSNSPISMDMPLSDNPSTSAHRDSGSKRPVTSGPSWRTVPKSKSSSAILQDLKSPTWSSSPLSLGEGRSELDELQEEVARRARQQELQRKKEKEREAAQGFNPRPSKFMDLDELQHQGKGGSFEHCLAEADSLLEQSLRLEQAGDTATALALSHHAVSKLRFSMHEGSANTHSRTMAADAKLQKCMRRARGLQQRMQQQQEQQQEPNRPQGPTSEQPGPVQVLLTDNQEEVWETNQDSVLGPPSPQHMKPPSSCTNSPSQPSSRPLLNPRPASSQSQPQERDERNNWTTQNEDEWGGIRLSDVLQASGIRIMPIRKHLAISLPSLPLDFWGVLGEDEEVSSCQHPQSPHPPLWHGTADSPDRIPQSSNPSPPPTSVDEKGPVPRRAPIWQPLCASSQPCTKLTPPVAARHWSSWSLDRPDAVVNPYDTPPDQNQQTGPALSQHTPGRPYAPHSPMSTRKKTIPKYSNFQSMELEPTEAEDQELSELDSLYQASLQAGPGPGRALRGTNSPAVPRPVPPAARKLLTGVGRSRTPTAELERTAYGPPGCCSPTGYMNMPLSVAHQEPQSGDEDQYDADHLRRIARSLSGTVIGRRQNRLTVSRSFLGDAGVMSYHNSMYSPSCLQFPLSHSDLHLLQPSCLHLLPSSSPLSQQPGPSREASGKTHSRFPHS